Proteins from one Enterobacter bugandensis genomic window:
- a CDS encoding fimbrial biogenesis chaperone, producing MRHGYLLSTLLLVATASHAGVIINGTRLVYQGDKKESSLGLSNPDATDYLVQSWVDSGGKNLAKAPFLITPPLFRLDAHEDNVLRVVRTGGNLPEDRESLYWLNIKAIPSSKHVEGVNTLQIAINTRIKLLYRPSAVKGRPEDVADKLEWRREGNDLVVNNPTPFYMNFQTVTLNGHKVAKATWAVPKTETHFALPGNVGGANVTYSIITDFGSISHTWSKSVH from the coding sequence ATGCGCCACGGTTATTTACTGAGCACGCTTTTACTGGTAGCAACTGCTTCACATGCTGGGGTCATTATTAACGGCACCCGACTGGTCTATCAGGGAGATAAAAAGGAATCTTCTCTTGGTCTTTCAAATCCAGATGCGACGGATTATCTGGTGCAGTCCTGGGTTGATTCCGGCGGTAAAAACCTGGCCAAAGCCCCGTTCCTGATCACCCCGCCGCTTTTCCGTCTGGATGCGCACGAAGATAACGTTCTGCGCGTGGTGCGTACGGGCGGAAATTTACCAGAAGACAGGGAATCCCTGTACTGGTTGAACATTAAAGCAATCCCTTCCTCAAAACACGTTGAGGGGGTAAATACGCTGCAAATCGCCATTAATACTCGAATCAAATTACTGTATCGCCCGTCTGCGGTAAAAGGCAGACCAGAAGATGTGGCGGATAAACTTGAATGGCGCCGCGAAGGGAACGATCTGGTGGTGAATAACCCCACGCCGTTCTATATGAATTTCCAGACCGTTACGCTGAATGGTCATAAAGTCGCGAAAGCCACCTGGGCTGTTCCGAAAACGGAAACGCATTTTGCCTTACCGGGTAATGTCGGGGGCGCGAACGTGACGTATTCCATTATTACCGACTTCGGCAGCATCAGCCATACCTGGTCGAAATCCGTTCATTAA
- a CDS encoding fimbrial protein has product MKKTALMLALGLIAQAHADDIQIQMTGNIYANTCVIDSASRNLTVDLGQAVSGNFKDVGDTGEWKDFSLSVSHCPATLALATAYFYGQADSVHPTKFANTGSAKGLALELADRQDKILIAPQAAFNVPINPADHTATFPLSARYYATSMPVSAGTFSSVIQVTFTYQ; this is encoded by the coding sequence ATGAAAAAAACAGCTTTGATGCTGGCGCTGGGCCTGATAGCCCAGGCCCACGCCGATGATATTCAGATCCAGATGACGGGGAATATTTACGCCAACACCTGCGTCATTGACAGCGCCAGCCGCAACCTGACTGTAGATTTAGGCCAGGCAGTATCAGGTAATTTTAAAGATGTAGGGGATACCGGCGAATGGAAAGATTTTTCGCTCTCGGTATCGCACTGTCCCGCCACGCTGGCGCTTGCCACGGCCTATTTCTACGGCCAGGCAGACAGCGTGCACCCGACCAAATTCGCCAACACCGGCAGCGCGAAGGGGCTGGCGCTGGAGCTGGCCGACCGACAGGACAAGATCCTGATCGCCCCGCAGGCGGCGTTTAACGTGCCGATTAACCCGGCTGACCACACGGCCACGTTTCCGCTCTCCGCCCGCTATTACGCCACGTCTATGCCCGTCTCCGCAGGCACGTTCAGCAGCGTGATTCAGGTGACCTTTACTTACCAGTAG
- a CDS encoding fimbrial protein: MNKVALGLIIAAAVGCSASTFAATNGEGQINFTGEIIDSACQVVNGLSNPLNVQLGKVSKTVFTGAGSTSTLTKFDIQLTNCPDTVTSAAINFGGTPDANNNSTLALTPDTDAATGVAIQLVDASQQPVSLYTPSQQYQLTSGTAVNDLEFGARYIQTGPAITAGPANSVSTFTVIYN, from the coding sequence ATGAACAAGGTTGCTTTAGGTTTAATCATCGCCGCAGCGGTGGGATGTTCTGCATCCACGTTTGCGGCAACGAACGGTGAAGGGCAAATAAACTTCACCGGCGAAATTATCGATTCTGCTTGTCAGGTCGTAAATGGATTAAGTAATCCATTAAATGTACAGCTGGGGAAAGTGTCTAAAACGGTATTTACCGGTGCAGGCTCTACCAGCACCTTAACGAAGTTTGATATTCAGTTAACGAATTGTCCTGACACGGTCACTTCCGCCGCCATTAACTTTGGCGGAACACCGGATGCGAATAACAATTCAACGCTTGCCTTAACGCCAGATACCGATGCGGCGACAGGGGTGGCGATTCAGCTGGTGGATGCCTCGCAGCAGCCTGTCAGCCTGTATACGCCGTCTCAGCAGTATCAGTTAACCTCCGGCACGGCGGTTAACGATCTGGAGTTCGGCGCACGCTATATCCAAACCGGCCCGGCAATTACCGCAGGCCCCGCTAACTCCGTTTCAACCTTCACCGTTATTTATAACTGA
- a CDS encoding fimbria/pilus outer membrane usher protein: MYSHKKPFTCRLSSLLVILCGLAMAIFAQQVMADDYFNPALLDIDNPQQGKTDLSIYEKGPGQAPGKYEVAVFINNNKIDTRNVTFTLQKDSQGNSTLQPCFSLEELKSLGIKTKKFPQLMAKGQCADLHVIPAASATFRVRNQQLLMSIPQTALGQVPRGYIDPKEFDEGITAGLLNYSANASHSRARQHGEQDNSSQYVNLRPGLNVGAWRIRNYSTWNRSTTGHEEEQKFTSVYTYAQRDIVAMKSDITVGQSSSPADVFDSVPYTGVELKSDSDMLPDSEKGYAPIIRGTAHSNALVVVRQNGYVIYQNTVAPGAFEINDLYPTGSSGDLQVTVKETDGSESHFVVPFASVPVLQREKNLRYSVTAGRYRSYDNDVEKTPFAQGSAIYGLPYGITAYGGVQQSSHYQSQAVGVGKNMGDLGAFSIDVTRAKALLKKQQASKGQSWRVRYSKDIAQSGTNFSLAGYRYNSKGFYTLEDTMESYTRSDDWSEPQQRRARTEATVDQTLPEGWGSVTLSLVKETYWTQSQDMTSVSVSYNNSWHGVSYSLSYSMNKNTRDSDEDGNEVTNDNQFALSVSVPLDHWMHNTWATYNLNNTKDGTTQNIGLNGTALKEDNLNWNIQEGVSSTGSGNSTSLNADYKATYGELSGGVSQDKYQQTVNVGLQGGVVAHANGITLSQPLGETIALVKAPGTHGTHITNQTGVETDFRGYTVVPYVTAYRHNTIALDTETLPDNADVTHAAQVVTPTRGAVVRASFNTRVGNRVLMTLTHNGKPLPFGATVTTEDKDSEFIVGNDGQTYLSGLPQQGHLAVSWGQDASEHCIADYALTDEKEKTSIINAAAQCH, from the coding sequence ATGTACAGCCATAAAAAGCCGTTCACCTGCCGATTGTCTTCATTGCTGGTCATTCTCTGTGGCCTGGCAATGGCGATCTTTGCGCAGCAGGTTATGGCTGATGATTATTTTAACCCTGCCCTGCTGGATATTGATAATCCCCAGCAGGGTAAAACCGATCTGTCCATCTATGAAAAAGGGCCTGGTCAGGCGCCGGGGAAATATGAGGTCGCGGTATTTATCAATAATAATAAAATTGATACCCGCAACGTGACCTTTACGCTTCAGAAAGATTCGCAGGGCAACAGCACGCTGCAGCCTTGCTTTAGCCTTGAGGAATTAAAAAGCCTCGGCATCAAAACCAAAAAATTTCCGCAGCTGATGGCCAAAGGCCAGTGTGCTGATTTACATGTCATTCCTGCGGCATCCGCCACCTTTCGCGTTCGCAACCAGCAGCTGCTGATGAGCATCCCTCAAACGGCGCTGGGCCAGGTGCCTCGCGGTTACATTGACCCGAAAGAGTTTGACGAAGGGATCACTGCGGGCCTGCTTAATTACAGCGCCAATGCCAGCCACAGCCGCGCGCGACAGCACGGTGAGCAGGATAACAGCAGCCAGTACGTAAACCTGCGCCCAGGCCTGAACGTTGGCGCATGGCGCATTCGCAACTATTCCACCTGGAATCGCAGCACCACGGGCCATGAGGAGGAGCAGAAATTCACCTCCGTTTATACCTATGCGCAACGCGATATCGTGGCAATGAAAAGCGACATCACCGTCGGCCAGAGCTCATCCCCTGCCGACGTGTTTGACAGCGTTCCCTACACCGGGGTGGAGCTGAAATCCGACAGCGACATGCTGCCGGACAGCGAGAAAGGCTACGCGCCGATTATCCGCGGCACGGCCCACAGCAACGCGCTGGTGGTGGTTCGCCAGAACGGCTACGTCATTTATCAGAACACGGTCGCGCCGGGCGCCTTCGAAATTAACGATCTCTACCCCACCGGCAGCAGCGGCGACCTGCAGGTTACCGTGAAAGAGACCGACGGCAGCGAAAGCCATTTTGTCGTGCCGTTTGCCTCCGTGCCGGTCTTGCAGCGTGAAAAAAACCTGCGCTACAGCGTGACCGCCGGGCGTTATCGTTCCTATGACAACGATGTCGAAAAGACCCCGTTTGCCCAGGGCAGCGCCATCTACGGTTTACCCTACGGTATCACCGCCTACGGCGGCGTTCAGCAGAGCAGCCATTATCAGTCTCAGGCGGTGGGCGTCGGGAAAAACATGGGCGATTTAGGCGCCTTCTCCATTGACGTCACTCGCGCCAAAGCCCTGTTGAAAAAACAGCAGGCCAGCAAAGGCCAGTCGTGGCGCGTGCGCTACAGCAAAGATATCGCCCAGTCAGGCACCAACTTCTCGCTGGCCGGCTACCGCTATAACAGCAAAGGGTTTTACACCCTGGAAGACACCATGGAGTCGTATACCCGCTCTGACGACTGGTCTGAACCGCAGCAGCGCCGCGCCCGTACCGAAGCCACCGTCGACCAGACGCTGCCGGAAGGCTGGGGTTCCGTAACCCTGAGCCTGGTGAAAGAAACCTACTGGACCCAGAGCCAGGACATGACCTCGGTGAGCGTCAGCTACAACAACAGCTGGCACGGCGTGAGCTACAGCCTCAGCTACAGCATGAACAAAAACACCCGCGACAGCGACGAAGACGGCAATGAGGTGACGAACGACAACCAGTTCGCGCTGAGCGTCTCGGTGCCGCTGGACCACTGGATGCATAACACCTGGGCCACCTACAACCTGAACAACACCAAAGATGGCACCACGCAGAATATCGGTCTGAACGGCACGGCGCTGAAAGAAGATAACCTCAACTGGAATATTCAGGAGGGGGTGAGCAGTACCGGCAGCGGCAACTCCACCAGCCTCAACGCCGATTACAAAGCAACGTACGGCGAACTGAGCGGCGGCGTCAGCCAGGACAAATATCAGCAGACCGTGAACGTCGGTCTGCAGGGCGGCGTGGTTGCCCATGCGAACGGCATCACCCTGAGCCAGCCGCTCGGTGAGACCATCGCGCTGGTGAAAGCGCCGGGCACGCACGGGACGCATATCACTAATCAGACCGGCGTTGAAACCGACTTCCGCGGCTACACCGTTGTCCCGTATGTGACCGCGTATCGCCATAACACCATTGCGCTGGATACCGAAACGCTGCCGGACAATGCCGACGTCACCCACGCCGCGCAGGTCGTCACCCCAACTCGCGGGGCCGTGGTGCGCGCCAGCTTTAACACCCGCGTGGGCAACCGCGTGCTGATGACGCTGACGCACAACGGCAAACCGCTGCCGTTCGGCGCGACGGTCACCACAGAGGATAAGGACAGCGAGTTTATTGTGGGTAATGACGGCCAGACCTATCTTTCGGGTCTGCCGCAGCAGGGGCATCTCGCCGTTTCCTGGGGACAGGACGCGAGCGAGCACTGCATCGCTGACTATGCGCTAACGGATGAGAAAGAGAAAACCAGCATCATTAACGCTGCCGCGCAGTGTCATTGA
- the ybiJ gene encoding DUF1471 family protein YbiJ, with protein sequence MKTIKYAVAAVALSALSFGAFAVEPVSSTQAQSMNKIGVVSAEGATTLDGLEAKLAEKAASAGASGYTITSANTNNKLSGTAVIYK encoded by the coding sequence ATGAAAACCATCAAATATGCTGTAGCTGCTGTTGCCCTGTCCGCTCTGTCTTTCGGCGCATTCGCCGTAGAGCCTGTTTCATCCACTCAGGCCCAGAGCATGAATAAAATCGGTGTGGTAAGTGCAGAAGGCGCGACCACGCTGGACGGCCTGGAAGCCAAGCTGGCTGAGAAAGCCGCTTCTGCCGGTGCAAGCGGATACACCATCACCTCCGCTAACACCAATAACAAGCTGAGCGGTACTGCGGTTATCTACAAATAA
- a CDS encoding fimbrial protein — translation MQMIKQCFFLLILGTAALFMPHAKADCTTPDMPKMINVATISVPTTLAVGATIPGTEQTVHVAGNCNHPYESGMEIISCYYGSGSEIPGLTGVYDTGVPGVGIALRNDQGQRISGGGKVACDSRSTPIGYVSTDGYQSFDFNVTLELVKTSDAVQSGTLLQAQTEFGIGVYGNDGIGSPNVISYAGNVNFQNVTCSVSPKNLTINLGDFPVSDFISVGMLSSPAQNFDVTVNCNSNVQPEVKVTSSNGYEPGSAGVIKLTRQPGMATGVGVRMLVDNQLATFDTYVNTQSQAIANQTLAIPFEVRYEQTSNVVTPGPANTVATVTLAYK, via the coding sequence ATGCAAATGATAAAACAATGCTTTTTCTTACTGATTCTGGGCACCGCGGCATTATTTATGCCGCATGCGAAGGCTGACTGCACTACGCCCGATATGCCGAAAATGATCAACGTTGCCACCATTTCGGTTCCGACGACGCTGGCAGTAGGCGCTACCATTCCCGGTACGGAGCAGACGGTACACGTCGCGGGTAACTGCAACCATCCTTACGAAAGCGGGATGGAAATCATCTCCTGCTATTACGGAAGTGGTTCGGAGATACCCGGGTTGACCGGCGTTTATGACACAGGCGTGCCTGGAGTCGGCATTGCCTTAAGGAACGACCAGGGCCAGCGCATTTCAGGCGGGGGAAAGGTCGCCTGCGATTCCCGCAGTACGCCCATCGGCTATGTCTCGACCGATGGATATCAGTCCTTTGACTTTAACGTCACGCTTGAGCTGGTTAAAACCAGTGATGCAGTACAGTCCGGCACGCTGCTTCAGGCGCAAACAGAGTTCGGTATTGGCGTATATGGCAACGACGGCATTGGTTCACCCAATGTTATCTCCTACGCAGGAAACGTTAACTTCCAGAACGTCACCTGCTCCGTTTCCCCAAAAAACCTGACCATTAATCTGGGCGACTTCCCGGTCAGCGATTTTATTAGCGTGGGGATGTTATCCAGCCCGGCGCAAAACTTTGACGTGACGGTGAACTGCAACAGCAACGTGCAGCCTGAAGTGAAGGTCACCAGTTCAAATGGTTATGAACCGGGGTCAGCAGGGGTGATCAAACTCACCCGGCAGCCCGGCATGGCAACCGGCGTCGGGGTCAGAATGCTGGTTGATAACCAACTCGCCACCTTTGACACCTACGTGAACACCCAAAGCCAGGCAATCGCCAACCAGACGCTGGCGATCCCGTTTGAGGTTCGCTACGAACAAACCAGCAACGTCGTGACGCCAGGCCCTGCCAACACCGTCGCCACCGTTACCCTCGCTTATAAGTGA
- the dinG gene encoding ATP-dependent DNA helicase DinG: MALTAALKAQIGAWYKALQQQIPDFIPRAPQRQMIADVAKTLAGDDGRHLAIEAPTGVGKTLSYLIPGIAIAREEDKTLVVSTANVALQDQIFSKDLPLLRKIIPDLRFTAAFGRGRYVCPRNLAALASSEPSQQDLLAFLDDELTPNNKAEQEQCAKLKAELDGYKWDGLRDHTSLAISDDLWRRLSTDKASCLNRNCHYYRECPFFVARREIQEAEVVVANHALVMAALESEAVLPEPKNLLLVLDEGHHLPDVARDALEMSAEITAPWFRLQLDLFCKLVATCMEQFRPKTTPPLAVPERLSEHCEEVYSLISSLNNILNLYLPAAQEAEHRFAMGELPDEVMEICQQLAKHLEKLRGLAEMFLNDLSEKTGSHDVVRLHRILLQMNRALGMFEAQSKLWRLASMARASGAPVTKWATREVRDGQVHLFFHCVGIRVADQLEKLIWRSVPHVVVTSATLRSLNSFSRLQEMSGLKEKAGDRFVALDSPFNHCEQGKLVIPRMKYEPLIDNEEQHIAEMAAYFREQVESKKYPGMLVLFASGRAMQRFLEHVTDLRLLLLVQGDQPRYRLVETHRKRIDNGERSVLVGLQSFAEGLDLKGDYLTQVHIHKIAFPPIDSPVVITEGEWLKSLNRYPFEVQSLPAASFNLIQQVGRLIRSHGCWGEVVIYDKRLLTKNYGQRLLNALPIFPIEQPEVPEVKKRPAKLAAGRRKSIRAKGRGPTGK, from the coding sequence ATGGCTTTAACCGCGGCGCTGAAAGCGCAAATAGGCGCCTGGTATAAGGCGCTTCAGCAGCAGATCCCCGATTTTATCCCCCGAGCGCCGCAGCGGCAGATGATTGCCGACGTGGCAAAAACGCTCGCCGGGGACGACGGGCGACATCTGGCGATTGAAGCCCCGACCGGCGTTGGGAAAACCCTGTCGTATCTCATTCCCGGCATCGCTATTGCGCGGGAAGAGGACAAAACGCTGGTGGTCAGCACTGCGAACGTGGCCTTGCAGGACCAGATCTTCAGCAAAGATTTGCCGCTGCTGCGCAAAATCATCCCCGATCTCCGCTTCACCGCCGCCTTTGGGCGCGGGCGCTACGTCTGTCCGCGTAACCTGGCGGCGCTGGCCAGCAGCGAGCCCTCGCAGCAGGATCTGCTCGCCTTTCTGGATGACGAGCTGACGCCAAACAATAAAGCCGAGCAGGAACAGTGCGCAAAGCTGAAAGCCGAGCTCGACGGCTATAAGTGGGACGGCCTGCGGGATCATACCAGCCTGGCGATTAGCGACGACCTGTGGCGCAGGCTCAGTACCGATAAAGCAAGCTGCCTGAACCGCAACTGTCACTACTACCGGGAATGCCCGTTCTTCGTCGCCCGGCGCGAGATCCAGGAGGCGGAGGTGGTTGTCGCCAACCACGCGCTGGTGATGGCGGCGCTGGAGAGCGAAGCGGTGCTGCCGGAGCCGAAAAATCTGCTACTGGTGCTCGACGAAGGCCACCACCTGCCTGACGTGGCGCGGGACGCGCTGGAGATGAGCGCGGAAATCACCGCTCCGTGGTTCCGACTTCAGCTGGATCTGTTCTGCAAACTGGTGGCGACCTGCATGGAGCAGTTTCGCCCAAAAACCACGCCGCCGCTGGCGGTACCCGAGCGTCTGAGCGAGCACTGTGAAGAGGTTTACAGCCTTATCTCGTCTCTGAATAACATCCTCAATCTTTATCTTCCGGCAGCCCAGGAGGCAGAACACCGCTTCGCGATGGGCGAGTTGCCGGACGAGGTGATGGAGATCTGCCAGCAGCTGGCGAAGCATCTCGAAAAGCTGCGCGGGCTGGCGGAGATGTTCCTGAACGACCTCAGCGAGAAAACTGGCTCGCACGACGTGGTGCGGCTGCACCGCATCCTGCTGCAGATGAACCGCGCGCTGGGGATGTTTGAGGCGCAGAGCAAGCTCTGGCGGCTGGCCTCGATGGCGCGGGCGTCGGGCGCGCCGGTCACCAAATGGGCCACCCGCGAAGTACGCGACGGGCAGGTGCATCTCTTTTTCCACTGCGTGGGCATCCGCGTGGCCGATCAGTTGGAAAAGCTGATCTGGCGCAGCGTGCCGCACGTGGTCGTTACCTCTGCGACGCTGCGCTCTCTGAACAGCTTTTCACGGTTGCAGGAGATGAGCGGCCTGAAAGAGAAAGCGGGCGATCGTTTTGTGGCGCTGGACTCGCCGTTCAACCACTGCGAGCAGGGCAAGCTGGTCATTCCACGCATGAAATACGAGCCGCTTATCGACAACGAAGAGCAGCACATTGCGGAGATGGCGGCCTACTTCCGCGAGCAGGTCGAAAGTAAAAAATATCCCGGCATGCTGGTGCTGTTTGCCAGCGGGCGGGCGATGCAGCGCTTCCTGGAGCACGTCACCGACCTGCGTTTACTCCTGCTGGTGCAGGGCGACCAGCCCCGTTACCGGCTGGTGGAAACGCATCGCAAACGTATTGATAACGGCGAGCGCAGCGTGCTGGTGGGGCTACAGTCCTTTGCCGAAGGGCTGGATTTGAAGGGGGATTACCTGACGCAGGTGCATATCCATAAGATCGCCTTTCCGCCTATCGACAGCCCGGTGGTGATCACCGAGGGCGAGTGGCTGAAAAGCCTCAACCGCTATCCGTTTGAGGTGCAGAGCCTGCCTGCGGCGTCGTTTAACCTGATTCAGCAGGTGGGGCGTCTTATTCGTAGCCACGGCTGCTGGGGTGAGGTAGTGATTTACGACAAGCGTTTGCTCACCAAAAACTACGGTCAGCGGCTGCTGAACGCGCTGCCGATCTTCCCGATTGAGCAGCCGGAGGTGCCTGAAGTAAAAAAACGCCCGGCAAAACTGGCCGCCGGGCGCAGGAAAAGCATCCGTGCTAAGGGGCGCGGTCCTACTGGTAAGTAA
- the ybiB gene encoding DNA-binding protein YbiB — MDYRKIIKEVGRGKNHARDLDHETARALYTRMLNGEVPDLEMGGILIALRIKGEGEAEMRGFYEAMQAQTLRLTPPVAKPMPIVIPSYNGARKQANLTPLLAILLHKLGFPVVVHGVSEDPTRVLTETIFELLGIEPTLHAGQAQAKLEGNQPVYIPVRALCPPLEKQLDMRWRMGVRNSAHTLAKLATPFAEDAALRLSSVSHPEYVTRVGQFFAEIGGRALLMHGTEGEVYANPQRCPQLMLIDSVGTRVVLERGEENSDVILPESKDPQVTAHWITQCLAGNVPVPQSIKLQMACCLLATGEVETVEAGLQRVAQSF, encoded by the coding sequence GTGGATTATCGCAAAATTATCAAAGAGGTAGGACGTGGGAAAAACCACGCCCGCGACCTGGACCATGAAACCGCTCGCGCGCTTTACACCCGTATGCTCAACGGCGAGGTACCGGACCTGGAAATGGGCGGCATCCTGATTGCGCTGCGTATCAAAGGCGAAGGCGAAGCGGAGATGCGTGGTTTCTACGAGGCGATGCAGGCGCAAACGCTGCGCTTAACGCCGCCGGTGGCAAAACCGATGCCGATTGTGATCCCGAGCTATAACGGGGCGCGCAAGCAGGCAAACCTGACGCCGCTGCTGGCGATATTGTTACATAAGCTGGGGTTCCCGGTGGTGGTACATGGGGTCAGCGAAGATCCCACGCGCGTACTGACAGAAACCATCTTTGAACTGCTGGGCATTGAACCGACTCTCCATGCCGGCCAGGCGCAGGCAAAGCTGGAGGGGAACCAGCCGGTCTATATTCCCGTTCGTGCGCTCTGCCCGCCTTTGGAAAAGCAGCTGGACATGCGCTGGCGCATGGGCGTGCGTAACAGTGCGCACACCCTGGCGAAGCTGGCAACGCCGTTTGCTGAGGATGCCGCACTGCGCCTTTCCAGTGTTTCTCATCCGGAGTACGTGACGCGCGTCGGTCAGTTCTTTGCCGAAATCGGTGGACGCGCACTGCTGATGCACGGAACAGAAGGGGAGGTGTACGCCAACCCGCAGCGTTGCCCACAGCTGATGCTGATCGATTCTGTCGGTACGCGCGTTGTGCTTGAACGCGGGGAAGAAAACAGCGATGTGATTCTGCCGGAGTCAAAAGATCCGCAGGTTACCGCGCACTGGATTACGCAGTGCCTGGCCGGAAATGTGCCGGTCCCACAGTCGATCAAACTGCAAATGGCCTGCTGCTTGCTGGCGACAGGGGAGGTAGAGACGGTGGAAGCGGGGTTACAGCGGGTGGCACAGTCGTTTTAA